The DNA window TAGTATTCAGAACCTAAAATTTTCCTCTCTAACACTACTATATAAATTATGACCATTTAGCTTGCAAGGCTTTTCTATTATAAAGTGCCCTATTTTTgtggaaagttttatttcttcattggaAGGATTCTTGGATCTAAAGGTCTAAAAACTTTCTTATGCACTGAATGTGTATCAGTACTTGAATCCATACTTggcaaactgatttttaaaaaggctattaaGCAACAACATGTAcagaccttgagggtattatactaaatgaaaaaagccagagaATGACAAACAATGAATGGTATCAcacatgtggaatccaaaaaaaaaaaaaaaaaaaagggtcaacTCACAGAGATgacagagtagaaaagtggttgccagggactgagaGTAAGGAAACTGTAAAATGAATGAGGTGTGAGGATCTACTGtaaaacatgatgactatagGTAATAACACCATGCTACGTaactgaaatttgctgagagCAGAACTTaaacattctcacacacacactaaaagATAAACATGTGATGTGATGGATGTATTAGTTAACAAGATGTGAATCCTTTCACAAggtatacatatgtcaaatcaCCAAGacatatatgctttaaaaatcctaagattttatgccaattatacctccaTAATTATACCTAATATTTTTCTGTCAATTTCTTGAACACTTTGCTATGTCTTCAGCTCATTTAGTTAAAGAGGCTCTTACGTTTTTACCAAAAACCTCTATGTGTGCtttgtataaaaacaaaacaaaacaaaacaaaacagtatccCTTGGTCACAGTTgctaacaagtatttatttggaTTTATATTGCTGGCACTTTTTTGGCTCTTGGTAATATTGTTTCTcatatgtagcttttttttttaatagactaaATTTGAATAACAatctaaataaatttaacatgatAGCACGAACACAAACAAGCTTTGAAAGTCATTCTTCCTATCAAATTCTGATAAacattcaagaatatttttttccacatttttaaaaatttgctttaaatTCACCTAGAATTTGGTTAGATATACAGTGTATAGAACTAACCTGATTTTTTtacatcaaaacacaaaaaagacattcttttatttttttaagtttatttatttagggcaGGGGGTGAGAGAATGCATACGactaagcaggggaggagcaaaggagagagaaaatcttaaggaggctccacattcagtgaggagcctgatgtggggctcaatcccatgaccctgggatcataacctgagctgaaatcaagagtcagttgctcaaccgactgagccacccagacgccccacaaaGAAGACATTCTAATGCCATTTAATAACCCTCCCTTCTCTCAAATGATCTATGAAATCTCCATTATAACACATCCAATTCTTATATATTATTGGCTCAATTTGGGGGGCTAGACTATTGTACTGATTTATAAACTCATGCTAGTTATTATAAAGATTTAATTACTGTAAGTTTATACTAGCTGTTCAGATTATTAAAATCTCACACATTCATTCGTCCAGATGAACTTTACGATCTGTCAAGTTATAAAACAAACtctgtagttatttttaaaactgcataatCTCTGAATTAATTTTGGCagaatttatatctttataatatttaatattttcatccaAGAACAATTTCCCCTTTTATTCAACCAAGTCCtacttttttctcaaaaaaaattggaTCCTCAACGATTTCTGAAAAGTAAACTCAATCTTTGTCCAGTTATTGACACTAACTCCAAAGCTGTTTACCAAACCTCTTCAAAATTCTATGCAgcctttccttaaaaacaaagtgTACAGTCCTAGGTCTAATcataacaaaaatacataaataaaatcattatgttgtacacttttAACTAATACAATTATATCTCCATTAACAGGAGAGAAGAATCTTAGAATACTATCAGGTTTTTACATACTACACCACCATTAAAACTGCCCTCCTATGAGGCATAGCTGAATATGGTGTTTTTTTCAGTAGTTTACAAAGCCAGACACCATGCAAAAGTAAAGTCTTCTCTTGAAAATGCCTACAATAGATGGTATGCTAAGTTTGTTCATaacataccatttaaaaaaataaataaaaacaggggcgcctagatggctcagtcagttaagcgcgtgactcttgatttcggctcaggtcatgagctcacaggtCGTTGGATTGAACCCTgcgtcaagttctgtgctgacagtgcagagcctgcttgggattctctctctgcccttttccctgactcattctctctcgctcaaaataaataaacattaaaaaaaaggacagaaggaaaggaggaaggaaggaagcaaagaaaggatATTGCTATCCTGTTTAAAAGCCCtagggcgcatgggtggctcagttggttaagtgtctgactttggctcaggtcacaatctcacagtttgtgagtttgagccccacgtcaggctctgtgctgacagctcagagcctggagcctacttcagattctgtgtctccctctctctctctgcccctcccctgcttgtgcactgtctctgtctctctctctctcaaaaataaacattaaaaaataataattaaaaaaaaaagcctttactAATCTGTCATACGATTTTTATTTCCTAAGCAGACACTGTGCATTACAGAATATTGACAGGTAACAGCTAAAGTCCATACATTGTAGACCCTCCTTTAACAGTATGATCAGAGTACACAGGCTGAGTATTCAACTATTCAACTcctaaaatgaggggcacctgggcagctcaattGGTTgcacatccaactcttgatttcagctcaggtcgtgatctcaccattggtgagatggagccccgtgtgggactccacactaacagtgcagagcctgcttgggactctctctttctccatctctctctctttgcccctctcttgctcacgttctctcaaaataagtaaataaactttaaaataaatcttaaaatgaaaTGGTAAAAAAATCAGGTTGTAACCTACTCccccttgtttttaattttttttaaataatgctaaatAATTCTGTAAGTGAACTTTTTTCAAATACCTCTAAAATATTAGGCACTATGCTAAACACTTAAtcacatctaattttttttcttttacctaaaGAGAATTTAGTGTAATTATCTCCACCTTAGAGATAAATCAATTAAGATCAAAGAAGTTAAGTACTTTGCTCATGGCCACCTATCTAGAAATGGCAATGCTGGCATCTGGACCCACTTTGCACTGACTCCAGAGGCTGAGCTCTTACCTAAAACTTGGGCTTTCTTACTTGCCACAATTCAATGTGTCTATTTATTACCTGGGAGAATTTGGCATCAAATGCACTAAACTAAAATTACATTTAGATaaccttaaaacatttaaaagggtGACAAAATAAACATCTAATAAAAGAACCCTCTTACATGGTAGCatgctttataattttctgaTGACCTTATCATGAAGCAATTCTACTCCAAATATATCAGGATTCTTTTATTATACTGACAGCTAGTCCTCTAAAATTTTCAGGTCAAATTATCTTGTTCAAAAATGAACTTgctgacggggcgcctgggtggcgcagtcggttaagcgtccgacttcagccaggtcacgatctcgcggtccgtgagttcgagccccgcgtcaggctctgggctgatggctcggagcctggagcctgtttctgattctgtgtctccctctctctctgcccctcccccgttcatgctctgtctctctctgtccccaaaataaaaaaaaataaaaaaaaaaaaaagttgaaaaaaaaaaaatgaacttgctCACTCAAGACaattctaagttttttttaaaaaaaaaaaaaaaaggtggcccCACTAACACCTACATCTCTGTAAGCTATTTGGAGAAGAATAAAAACCAAGTACTTCATGTTCACAGTGAATTGTCTTACTGACACTTTTCTCCTACTTAAAGCATGCTGCTTGCAGTTTAATGTCAACTCTTAGGCACTTGATCCTATGAAACTACATGTTCTAAAGACCTCCTTAACttaaaatgaccaaaataaaattctcaatCATTCAGCCAAAAATTCAGCAGTCATTCTTCACCCTTTTCTTACCCTCATCACTCGTATCAAACTGGTCATCAATCCCTTATACAACCCATCTCTCAACCTTCCGAATTTATTCCCACCAATCCAGCCCCCAAGCAAATGTTTGAAGTTCACAATGAACTGTTTAATAGCCTTCTTGCTCTCCCCCAGTCTTTTTCTCCACTGGGCTGCCAGTGTAATCTTTATAAATCACAAAATCAACTGTGACAAATATCCTCACAGGTATTTAATGACCCTTCTTTAACTCTGGAGTAAAGTCCATGCTCATTAGCATGGGCCACAGGGGCCTTCCATAGGTCATAAAGGCTCCTACTTTATATTATTGACTGAGCTATCCAAACATATCACAGTAATCCAAACATACTCCATTGATACTAAAATACTTGCTATTGCTAACAAAGCACACTCACTCAtgcactaaatatttattgagttaccTACTAAGTATCAAACCCTATTCTATACCTCCTTGTCTTTGCAGCAGTATACAGGGCTAGCTCTCATGGAGTTTACTTTAGAGGGAaggcaataaaacaaacaaaagtcaaagaAGAGCAAGATTTCAGACACTGAAAGCTCTATGAGGACTGCAAAACATCATAATTTATGTGAAATGTGTCCTAGGGGTAAATTTAAATTAGGTGGATAAAGATCAGTGGACAAAACATTTGAACTGAGACCTAAATGATAGGAAGCAACAGACCATTCAAAAGACCCGAGGACAGGGGTGCcggggcagctcagtcagttaagcgtgtgactttggctaaggtcataaGCTCAGAGTTCGTAGGTTGAGCCACACATCAGCTGAcagctgacaatgtggagcctgcttgggattctccctctctccctctctctgctcctgacttgtgcactctatctcaaaataaataaaacttaaaaataaaaagttcaactGCACACAGGCAACAtgctatatatgaaaaaattagcTGAAGTACAGGTATTAAATCCTGAAAAAAGTTAACagtttattatactttattttacttaacaatCTAGGAAGTTTGCAGCTATCAGCAGTTCCAGTGCAATTACAGGTGCAACTGGGAATTCAGGGATCTGTGTGGAGCTGTTAGTATAGCGAAtcttatacataaaatacatgtatactTTTGATAGCATATGTGAGGGGATCTCTCTAAAACTGACTTCATTCTAAAACTGACTTCATCTCTCAACATGGCTTATTGTTCCAGATGTTAATGCATGTTCTCTTTTTACAATAAATTCGTGACCGTAAGATATCAATTTGACATACATGGTTTCAGTGCCTTCATAGGCACCAtgggttttctcttctccatccatTATATTCTTAGGAAATTGTAATTTGCTTCCACAGGAACTTTAGCAGTTTCTCATCAGCCCTGCAGCCACTGCATAAGGTCCCACACCACCAGAGCCTCTACTCCAGGGCTGCTCCACCATGACCAGCTGCCTGTTGCCAAGGGTCtaaatctcactttttttttttaatgttttatttatttagagagagtgcatggggaaggggcagtgagaggaggacagaggatctgaagccggctctgcact is part of the Neofelis nebulosa isolate mNeoNeb1 chromosome 7, mNeoNeb1.pri, whole genome shotgun sequence genome and encodes:
- the LOC131517064 gene encoding LOW QUALITY PROTEIN: elongin-C-like (The sequence of the model RefSeq protein was modified relative to this genomic sequence to represent the inferred CDS: substituted 2 bases at 2 genomic stop codons) is translated as MDGEEKTHGAYEGTETMYVKLISYGHEFIVKREHALTSGTISHVERXSQFXNEVSFREIPSHMLSKVYMYFMYKIRYTNSSTQIPEFPVAPVIALELLIAANFLDC